The Ovis aries strain OAR_USU_Benz2616 breed Rambouillet chromosome 2, ARS-UI_Ramb_v3.0, whole genome shotgun sequence nucleotide sequence gtgtccaaccctcagcgacccccagactgcagccttccaggctcctccgtccatgggattttccaggcaagagtactggagtggggtgctgttgccatCTCCGTTTACTgggtgagccaccaggaaagcccatcaaTAGCGATTATTGATGCACAAAGGTTGTAAATTCTAATGAAGTCCAGTttacttatgttttcttttgttgcctgtcCTTTTGATTTCATATTTAAGAAATCATTACCAAACCCAATGTCATaaaactttcttattttcttttaagcactttttagttttagctcttaaatttagatctttgatttattttttctatgtggTTTAAGGTAAGAgttcagcttcattcttttgcatgtggctatccagttttcccaacactatttGCTGAAAAGACCATCATTTCACtattgaatggtcttggcattCCTATCAAAAATCATTTGAGGCCATGATTTATTTCTGcactctctattctattccattggtctacatGTGTGTTTTTACACCAGTACGACAATATTTTTACTTACTttgctttgtagtaagttttgaaatccaactttgttcttcttcaagAGTGTTTTTGGTACTCAGAGTCCTTTGAGATTCCAAACCAATTTTAGGAtgggtttttctgtttctgcaaaaTATGTCATTGAGATTTTTACAGGATTTTTTGCATTAAATCCACACACTACTTTGGATAGTATTGGCATCTTAATAAGATTGTGAACATGGACGacctttccatttgtttctgccttcttgaatttctttcaacaatgttttgtagttttcatgtACAAGTTACActcctccttggttaagtttctcctccttggttaaatttccTAAGTATCATACAaaacattcctaagtatttttttctattatttttaaaaatattttctaatattattttttaatattattgtaaatggaattatttcttaattttcttttcagttagtGTATAGAATACAATTTTTGTGTGACCTTCATTTCTTATCAGTGGTCACTGATTGCAACATTGGAGATACAGATCAATAGGGGAGCTCAGGAATCAGATTTGGTTGGTTTCAAGAGAGAAGCCATGCTGGCATTTGCCTACCTGAAGGATGGAAACTTCCTCCTCTCTTCTGACAAActgtacttccctggtgactcagatggtaaagaatctgcctgcagctctTGGGCTCGGTTCTAGGTTGCGTTAACATGGCGAAACGCACCAAGAAGGTCGGAATCGTGGGCAAGTACGGGACCCGTTATGGTGCCTCCCTCAGAAAAATGgtgaagaaaattgaaatcagcCAGCACGCCAAGTATACCTGCTCCTTCTGTGGcaaaaccaagatgaagagaagaGCTGTGGGCATTTGGCATTGTGGTTCCTGCATGAAAACAGTAGCTGGTGGTGCCTGGACCTACAATACCACCTCTGCTGTCACAGTCAAGTCCGCCATCAGAAGACTGAAGGAACTGAAGGACCAGTAGAAGCGCCACCATCGATAACGTTGCTAGCCTGTAATAAATGGGTTAATTtatctaacaggaaaaaaaaaaaaaagaatctgcctgcaacgttggagacctgggttttatccctggtttgggaagatcccctggaacagggaaaggctacccactccagtattctggcctggagaattccatggattgtatggagtcatgcaaagagttggacatgactgagaaacttttcactttcacttctctgaCAAACTGACACCCTTTCCCCCTCCATCCTTCAAAATATCAAAACTTCATAGCTTCTCAAAATCCATATCCCTGAACCACCTCCCCTCCCATCACCCACCTGCAGTAAACACATCCTGTTGTGAGTCTATGATATGATTAGAAGTAAGTCTATTGGGGGTGGGTCAAGGAGGGCCTCCCTGAGGAAGTGATATTTGAACTGACACAAAGAATGAGGAGGAATTAGTCACTTTGGGAAAATTCGAGA carries:
- the LOC101123533 gene encoding large ribosomal subunit protein eL43, which produces MAKRTKKVGIVGKYGTRYGASLRKMVKKIEISQHAKYTCSFCGKTKMKRRAVGIWHCGSCMKTVAGGAWTYNTTSAVTVKSAIRRLKELKDQ